The DNA sequence ATCTTTCTCGTCAGGCGGGCAAAGTTCTCCAGTATCTGTACACCGAACTCGGTTTCTATCGATTCAGGATGGAACTGTACGCCCCAGATTGGGCGAGTGCGATGCTTCAGCCCCATGATGATGCCATCTTCCGTCCAGGCGGTCTTCTCCAATTCAGCCGGTAACGTTCCCGGATCTACCACAAGAGAATGATAGCGCACAACTCGGAAATCTTGCGGAATACCTGTAAATACATCAGAATCCGCATGCTTCACTTTGCTGCGTCTGCCATGGATTGCTTCTGGCGCGTGAATAACCTTTCCACCGAAGACTTCCGCCATGCCCTGGTGGCCAAGGCAGACACCGAGAACTGGTACTTTCGCGTCTTTCAAAACCCTGGCACAAACGCCAAAGTCAGCTTCATTGCCCGGGTGTCCTGGTCCTGGCGAAATGACGATGTTATCGAAATCAGCTTCATTCAGAGCTTCCCAATCAAGCTTATCGTTTGCAATAACTGTCGGCGGCTCCCCATTGATTCCTGCTAATATTTGAAAAAGATTATATGTGTAAGAGTCATAGTTATCTATTAAAAGTGTTTTCATCGTTGTCCTCCCTCGGCGGGTAAAAAATCAACCTTTTACTATTATAAGCTAGAAAGATAGCCTAACCAAGAAGGAAAAAATCAACAATACGTGTTTTCATCGCTCCATGAACTCAAGGTCGGGCATACGCTTCTTCATATGAGACTTCACTTCCGTATAGATGGTATCACGGTTTGGCAAAATTCCCTTTTTCACCTTGAAAAGCGGTTCAGGTGTCCACTTCCCGTACGTCACCCAAGTCGGCATGAAACGTGGGTGCTCAACCGTTATTCTTCCATCCTTTTTCACAAAATCCCAAGTGAGCATACCGCCAGCCTGTTTGTATACGCCCTTCTGGCCAGAGATGAAATTGCCGAGTGAATGTATGACAAGTGTTCGTCCATTTTTCCCTTTCACCCACTCAACCGGCTGCAGGACATGCGGATGATGTCCGAGCACGACATCCGCACCCGCTTTTGCCGCATAGCAGACAAGGTCTTCCTGCATCTTATTCGGCTCGCGCGCATATTCATCTCCAAAATGAAGGCTTAAAACGACTGCCTCCGCACCCGCTTTTTTCGCTCTTGCAATTTCCCCAGCAATTCGCTTCTTATCAATTAGATTGACGAGGTACGGCTTTCCAGGTGGGACAGACAGTCCGTTTGTTCCATATGTATAAGCTAGAAAAGCGACACGCATCCCGCTACTCGTTTTGAGAATACGCAGTTTCTCCCGATCTCCTTCGTTCCTGTAAGAACCGACATAGGCAACACCGAGCTTTCTCCAGTGATCAGTCGCCCTCATGATTGCCGCTTCTCCTCGGTCGAGCGTGTGGTTATTAGCAAGTGAGACGATGTCCACTCCTGCGTCCGCAACCGCATTACCGACTTCTAACGGACTGTTGAATCGCGGATAAGAACTGAGCCCGAGTGCAGATCCGCCAATCATTGACTCCTGATTAGCAAAAGCAAGATCCGCCTTCCTCAAATAAGGCTTCATTTCTTTTAGAATCGGCTTGAAATCATAGCCATTTCCTTTTTTTGCTGAATTATAGACGACATCGTGAATAAGTATATCACCTACTGCTGAAACAGTTATCCGCTGATCCTTATCGCTATTTTGTTTTACTTTTCTATCTTGAAAAGATGTCATCTGTTTCTTTTCTATCGGTTTGACACCATCAATGATTTCCTTATCACTGCGCTGATCAGCTGCTGCCGCTGTTTTCTCTTCAACATTATAGGTCGTACAACCGGCACAAATGACGAGAAGCAGTATCGTTATAGACAGCATTGTCTTTTGTAACGTTTGCATGCATAGCCTCCTTATAGCTTGATTTCTTCAATCCGCTGAATTTATGGTGTTTCATTTTCTGCTTCCACCTATTATAATTGGTTTTGTTTCGTGCTCAATTGGACGAAATCCAAGCATCTTTCCTGTATATTAGGGAACGATGAAAATATGTACTGCCGAGAGGAGAAGGATAGTTGGAACAGAAGACAATCATCCAATTCAAAGATGTAAGCAAACAATACGACAATGAAACACTCGTGCTCGACAATGTAAGCTTTGAAATCGAGCAGGGGAAATTTTATACATTACTCGGTCCTTCAGGATGCGGTAAAACGACGATTCTCCGCCTAATCGCCGGCTTCACAGAGGCTTCAAGCGGGGAAATTCTGTTCAATGGCAAGAAAATTAACAATCTGCCGCCGAACAAGCGTCTTGTCAACACTGTTTTCCAGGACTATGCACTATTTCCGCATCTTAATGTATTTGAAAATGTAGCTTTTGGATTGCGCATTCGCAAGGTAAAAGAAAAAGCAATCAAAGAAAAAGTAAAACAGGCCCTCACTTTCGTCAATCTCGCAGGTTATGAAAATCGTGAAATCTCCGAAATGTCGGGTGGCCAGCGACAGCGTGTCGCCATTGCGCGTGCAATCGTGAATGAACCCCAAGTGATTCTCCTTGATGAACCGCTCTCCGCCCTCGACTTGAAACTGCGTACTGCTATGCAATACGAGCTTCGCGAATTACAGAGACGTCTAGGTATCACTTTCATCTTCGTCACACATGATCAGGAAGAAGCACTCGCCATGTCAGATGAGATTTTTGTCCTGAACAAGGGGAAAATCCAGCAGAGTGGTACTCCTAATGACATTTATGACGAGCCGATTAACCGCTTTGTAGCTGACTTCATCGGTGAATCGAACATCGTCAAAGGTACGATGATCCGCGATTTCCTCGTTAGCTTTGCAGGCAAGGAATTCGAATGTGTCGACCAGGGCCTTAACCCGAATGAACCAGTCGAAGTCGTCATCCGCCCGGAAGATATGGAAATCACAACGCCAGAGCGAGGCAAAATTCATGTGACCGTTTCTTCACAGCTATTCCGCGGTGTTCACTATGAACTAATGTGTGTTGATGAAAACAGCAATGAATGGCTCGTCCATTCAACGAAAAAAGCAGCGGTCGGAACGGAAATCGGACTACATTTCGGTTCTGAAGACATCCACGTCATGCGTATTGGTGAGACAGAAGAAGAATTTGATCGTCGTCTCGAGTCATATGGAGAAGGTGATGCAAGTGCAGAATAGCCGCGTTACGAAACTTGTTTATGCGCTCCCCTACTACTTGTGGATCCTTCTATTCGTAGCACTTCCGATCGCGCTGATTGTCTACTATTCATTTTTTGACATTCATGGCAATCTGACATTGCATAACTACGAGAAGTTCTTCACTCCGGTTTACCTGAAACTGACACTCAGTTCTTTCTGGTACGCCTTTCTCATTACAATTGTCAGTTTGACCATTGCCTATCCGGTTGCCTATCTTCTGACAAAAACACGCAATAGCCAGATTTGGCTCCTATTGATCATTGCGCCATCTTGGATCAATCTTCTGCTGAAGGCATATGCATTCATTGGAATCTTCAGCACATACGGTATGGCGAACAGTTTCCTTGAAACAATCGGT is a window from the Aciduricibacillus chroicocephali genome containing:
- a CDS encoding CapA family protein, whose product is MQTLQKTMLSITILLLVICAGCTTYNVEEKTAAAADQRSDKEIIDGVKPIEKKQMTSFQDRKVKQNSDKDQRITVSAVGDILIHDVVYNSAKKGNGYDFKPILKEMKPYLRKADLAFANQESMIGGSALGLSSYPRFNSPLEVGNAVADAGVDIVSLANNHTLDRGEAAIMRATDHWRKLGVAYVGSYRNEGDREKLRILKTSSGMRVAFLAYTYGTNGLSVPPGKPYLVNLIDKKRIAGEIARAKKAGAEAVVLSLHFGDEYAREPNKMQEDLVCYAAKAGADVVLGHHPHVLQPVEWVKGKNGRTLVIHSLGNFISGQKGVYKQAGGMLTWDFVKKDGRITVEHPRFMPTWVTYGKWTPEPLFKVKKGILPNRDTIYTEVKSHMKKRMPDLEFMER
- a CDS encoding ABC transporter ATP-binding protein, producing MEQKTIIQFKDVSKQYDNETLVLDNVSFEIEQGKFYTLLGPSGCGKTTILRLIAGFTEASSGEILFNGKKINNLPPNKRLVNTVFQDYALFPHLNVFENVAFGLRIRKVKEKAIKEKVKQALTFVNLAGYENREISEMSGGQRQRVAIARAIVNEPQVILLDEPLSALDLKLRTAMQYELRELQRRLGITFIFVTHDQEEALAMSDEIFVLNKGKIQQSGTPNDIYDEPINRFVADFIGESNIVKGTMIRDFLVSFAGKEFECVDQGLNPNEPVEVVIRPEDMEITTPERGKIHVTVSSQLFRGVHYELMCVDENSNEWLVHSTKKAAVGTEIGLHFGSEDIHVMRIGETEEEFDRRLESYGEGDASAE